The Dehalococcoidales bacterium region ATTCCTTTTGGTGACGACCCCATGTCCAACCTCGAACAATTCCTCATTCCTGCAATACTCATGGGCACGGCGATGTCGGCAACGACAATGAGGATGCTGCGCACCACAATGCTTGAAGTACTGCGGCAGGACTACGTGCGGACTGCCTGGTCAAAAGGTCTGAAAGAGCGCGTAATCGTCATTCGCCACGCCATGAGGAACGCCATGATTCCCGTGATTACCATGATATCCGGCCAGGTACCCATTATGATAGGTGGTGCCGTCATAATGGAGCAGATATTCAGTCTGCCCGGTATGGGGCGCCTTTTTCTGGATGCCATCAACAGAAGAGACTATCCCTTTGTCAGCGCAATAAACACTCTGCTGGCTGCATTCGGTATGGTACTTATTTTACTGACAGACCTAAGCTATGCCTTTCTGGACCCACGGGTACGCTACAGGTAGTATTCATATCCATTGACAGAGTAAGTGATTAATCTGTCGGCCGACCTGACAGTCATTCCCTCTCAGTATTCTCCTTACAAAACCAGCACGGGTTCTTTCCACAGACAAACTCCGTGTCAGTTTCCTGTGCCCCGTATCCGATACTTCTGGAAAAGCACATACGTCCTTATCCCCTGCAGAACACACCATAGCCAGATACCAGCTACATCACCTCTTTAAATACGCAGCATCAGTACTACGAGTGAATATACACCCCGGCATCTGACACTATATTTTACGATTGTGACTTCCCTTTGTCAGTACATATCTTATTCAATCACTTGACAGTTGACAATATGTATGACAAGTGCTAACTTATTATTGTATTTGATGTCAGGTCTCTGTCAGTGTATTGTTAGTGCCTTCCGGTTCCCGGTTAGTTGAATCCAGACACTATTACTCTGACAGTCTGAACTGACATGAATTCGGTATTTTGTCTTACTGACCTCGGTCGGGAGTAACAAAATTCATGACTGGTGATGATAGAACCAGAGACCAACGTCTCCGGGAACTGGAGACTCTGTACCTGCGTACGGCAGAGCTTGAGGCATCCCGAACCGAGCTTGAACATAGCAAGGAAGAACTCCGTCAATCAGAAGAGCTACACCGCGTCACGCTCAGCAGTATCTCGGATGCCGTCTGCATGACTGACAACTCAGGAAACTTCACATTTGTCAGCCCAAACGTAGAAGCTGTTTTTGGTTACTCCATTGAGGAAGTGCGCCGCCTGGGCAATATCTCGAAGCTTCTGGGGGACATTCCCGTTGCACCTGCTGAGTTGGAAGCCCGAAAAGAAGTGCGCAACATCGAGCGCGAGATTACTGACAAAGCCGGCAAACGCCGCGTCCTCCTCATCGATATGAAAGGTGTTTCCATCCGGGATGGAAGCGTGCTCTACTCCTGTCGCGACATAACCGACCCCAAGCGAATCCAGGGAGAACTGCGACGGCACCGTGACCATCTTGAGGAACTCGTTGAAGAACGTGCCACTGAACTGAGGAAAAGTAACGACCAGCTTGAGCAGCGCAACAAGCTCCTCAGCGCTTTGAGTCGCGTGCAAACCCAGTTCATCTCCGAGGCGGACCCCCGCCTCCTGTTCGACCATTTGCTGGATGAGTTACTTTCCCTGACCGATAGCGAGTACGGTTTCATTGGCCAGGTACTCTACAATTCCGATGGAGAGCCGTACCTGAAGACCCACTCAATCACCAATATTGCCTGGAGCGGTCGATCAAACGGTATCTACGGGAGCGACGAGACCACCGGCATGGAGTTCCATAACCTGAAGACCCTCATCGCTGCAGTAATGTCATCGGGGAAACACATTATTGCTCATGACCCGACCGCCGACTTCCGGGGGCGTGATGTTGCCGAAGGCCACCCACGCCTGAACGCATTTCTTGGACTCCCCCTGCACAACGGCAAGGGACTTATCGGCATGGTTGGCATCGGTAATCGTCCCACAGGATACGATGCCATGCTGATAGAATTCCTCCAGCCTTTCCTGGCAACCTGCGGGAGTATCATAGAAGCTCACAGGAACGTCCAGCAACGCCGGCAGGCGGAAACCGAACTCGCTAAATCCGAGCGCAATTTCCGTAACTCTATCGATAGTTCTCCCTTGGGAACTTCCATTGTGACCAGGGGCGGCAAGCTTGTTTACGCCAATCAGGCTTTTCTTGATATCTATGGTTATGACAGTATCGAAGAACTGAAAGCAGTGCCCCTGAAGCAGCGCTATGCGCCGCAGAGCTACGAGGAGCACCGGGAACGAAGGTCAAAGATGCGGTGGGGAGAGCCTTTGCTCGCTTCCTATGGACTGAGCATCGTCCGCAGGAACGGTGAAATCCGGCATCTTTCCGTATCCTGGAGCGGTATGCGATGGGATGGTGAACGGCGCTTTCTGGTAATATACCAGGACATCACGGAGCGCAAGAGGGCCGAGGAGATACTCCGTACCAGCGAAGCAAGCCTGACCAATGCCCAGCGCATTGCCCGTCTTGGGAACTGGGACTGGGATATCAGGAACAATACTGTCCAGCTATCTGAGGAGGCATACCGTATTCTGGGCCTGGAGCCCGGGGCTCTCGCTGAACCATACAAGGTACTGTCTAACATCATCCATCCCGATGATAGGGAAAATGCACAGAAGTCAATTACCCGGGCACTTTCCGAAGGCAGACCTGATGACCATGACTATCGCATCGTACGTCCCAATGGCTCTGAGGCCATGGTCCATGTTCGTGGTGAGGTTAAGTACGATGATAATGGAATACCTCTCAGCGCTACAGGTACAATCCAGGACATCACCGAGCTTCGCGCCCTGGAGAGGAAGGTCATTGAATACCAGGAACTGGACCAGGTTAAGACCAACCTTCTTTCCACAGTCTCCCACGAGTTGCGCACGCCATTATCGATAATCAAGGGATACGCCACCCTTCTGCTGGACTACGATGAGAGACTGGTAAACGAGGAGAAACGCGAGTACCTGGAATCGATAGACAGAGCCACGAATCGGCTGACCGAACTTGTGGACCATATTCTGGACATGTCTCGCCTGGAGTCAGGTCTACTCCAGCTGGAACGCGCACCAACATCAATCGCGAAGCTGGCCCGTGAAGCAGTAGCTGAAGCCAGAGTCAGGGCACCTGTCCATAAGATACAGTTAAACATGGCAAAGAGACTGCCGAAGGTGGACGTTGACGCCAAGCGAATTCGGCAGGTACTGGATAATATCATCGACAACGCTGTCAAGTACTCCCCGGAGAAAACGACGATAACCGTGTCCGCCGAGCGGAAGGACGATGAACTGGTGGTCAGCATCTCAGACCAGGGTGTAGGTATCCCGGCCAAAGACCTTAACAGGGTATTTGACCGTATGTTCCGCGTTGAGCAGGGACTGACGCCAACAGTTGATGGAGTTGGTCTGGGGCTGGCGATCTGCAAGGGGCTCGTAGAGCAGCACGGGGGACATATCTGGATGGAAAGCGAAGAGGGCAAAGGAAGCACCTGTCGCTTTGCCTTGCCAATCTTGAAGGGAGAGTCACAAGTATGACGACCAGACACAAGGTCGAGTCTGTCCTGGTCATCGAGGATGAGGCTGACATCCGGAATTTCGCCTTCCGGGTGCTGGAACTGGAAGGTTATCGCGTTCTCCAAGCCGGCGATGGAAACGAAGGCCTGAAATTGGTCAGGAAAAATCGGGGACTTTCCATGGTGCTTCTGGACCTGAGGCTACCCGGTCGCGACGGCTGGGTAGTGCTTCAGGAGATGAAGAAGGACCCTGAGCTTTCCATGATACCCGTTGTCGTGTTTAGCGCCCTGGCAGCGGCATGGCAGCGGAAGAGGGCGCTCGGTATGGGTGCCGCCGCTTACCTGACCAAACCAGTTGACGCCACCAGCCTGAAACGGACAGTTTCCTCCACAGTGCACTTGAAAGGAGTGACGTCGGCATGTCGTCCAAAAAACCGTTAGTGCTCGTGGTTGACGACGACGTGCGAATGCTGCGCATGGTGCGTCGGATACTCGAACTGGAAAGCTACCGCATCATCACTGCTGGTAATGCTGAAGCGGCTCTCGATGTATTCGACGGTGAGAACCCTGACCTGGTACTGCTTGATGTCATGATGCCCGGCATGGATGGATACACCGCCTGCCAGCGTATCCGCGAATTTTCACAGATTCCAATAATCATGGTGACGGCGCGGAGTATCGACGAAGAGAAGGTCCGGGGACTGGACTCAGGTGCTGATGATTACATCACCAAACCTTTCTCCGCCAGTGAGCTTACCGCTCGGGTACGCGCAGTACTCAGGCGAGCCCCACTCCGGGATGAGACTCGGGAGCCCGTACTGAAATGTGGTGACCTGGTAATTGATTTCGGCCGTCAGCGCGTCACCCTGGACGGTCAGTACCTGAACCTTACGGCGACGGAACACCGGCTGCTCTCGTATCTGGCTCGTAACGCGGACCGCATACTTACTCCGAATCAGATTCTCGAGAAGGTCTGGGGCGAGAAATATCTCGGCGAAACCAACCTCCTCCAGGCAAACATTACCCGGCTTCGCAAGAGGCTGAAGGATAGCGCCAAAAACCCCAAGTATATTCTGACACGTCCGGGAATCGGTTATATGATGGTGAAGAAGCCGGAACCATAAGGCGGACCGGTTCATCACAGCGCCCTTCTCCTTCACAGCCTGCTCACTATCCTGCATCTCTACCTATGCGATATTGTCAGGTATTTGTAAGGTTATTACCCCTGTTTGTCAGGTACTCGTTACCCCAGTTCTCTAGCCTGTAAGTGGAAGCGTCATCTTATACATGGAGGCACTATGGTTGTCAGGGATGCCCGACCGACTCGCCGGGATAATAAACAAGCCATCCGTCCCGAGAACATGCTGGAGGAGATACACCTCGTCCGGGAGAATGAGCGCCGCAGGCTTTCAATCGAAATACATGATGGCGTTGCCCAGTGGATGATAGGCACTCTCTACCGCATTAAGGCCTGCCGCAGTCTTTTGCCTCAATCCGACTCAGACCACCTGACGAACGAGCTTTCCGATATTGAGAGAACACTCCAGAGAAGTGTCAGGGAACTCCGTCGTATCATATCCGACTTGCGTCCCTTCCCTCTGGAAGAGCTGGGGCTTATCACCGCGATACACCAGATGGCAAATGTCCTCGAAGAAGAAGACATCAACTGTCGGTTTGAAGTGGATGGTGTGCTGCCCGGACTTACCCCTGCTGAAGAGAGGGCTACCTTCGGTATAGTCCAGGAAACACTGACGAACGTTCGCAAGCATTCCCAGGCCACGCGTGTCAGCCTCCGGATCCGTTTTCAGGAACAGACTGTTTCCGTAGCGATAAAGGACAACGGCGTCGGCTTCAATCCCAAGAACATCGCCGATAAGCAGTTCCGACCCAGCCATATTGGGCTCCTCGGCATGAAAGATACCGCGGCGCTGGTTGGTGCCTACCTGAAGATTCACAGCAGTCCGGGAAAGGGTACCTCGGTGAAATTCGCCTTCCCTCCCGCATCCGGACAGATGCACAAAAGACAGGAGAGAGGTGAAGGGATTGTCTGACATCCGTGTGCTCCTGGTCGATGACTATGAGGTAGTACTGTTGGGATTGCGGCGAATGCTCGAGCTTGACGGCCGGATTAAGGTAGTCGGTGAGGCGAGTAACGGTGAGGAAGCTATTGCTAAGGCAGCCACGCTCCAACCCGATGTCGTCACCATGGACCTCAGGATGCCGGGGATGGACGGCATAACGGCAACCCGTCGGTTGAAGCAGGAGATGCCCAACGTGCATGTCCTGGCCATGACCATGTACGGGGATGACTTGATACAGGAAGCCATCGAAGCGGGGGTATCCGGTTACATCCTTAAGGAAACCGATTGCGACCAGATTATTCAGGCCATCCACCAGATATGTGCCGGCCTGCACCCCATGATACCACCGCTGAATCTCCGCCTGCCCGCAGAGTTCATTCCTATCAATTCGTAAGCCCTGCTCTACTGCCTCGCCGGTAAGAAGGCCAGTCTCCTATGCCTGGTTTCTAAGTCCGGAACGCTCTCAATTGGTCTCCGGGATTACGGGCATATCGATATACGAGGCATAATCAGACTGGTGGTATATTGTCTGCACCGCCGGAATACCCTTGGCATCCTCACCAAACGGATTCCCGGTATTCATGTTCCGGTCGATTCGCGGGAAATTACTGCTGGATACGTCTATCCGAATACGGTGTCCCCTACCAAAGACGATACTCGTCACCGCCAGGTCAATCATGTACTCGTAGACCTCGCCCGGATTTACCGGTTCCGGTCGGAGCACAGATTTCCGGCACCGTGCCCGGATGCAACCCTCGGCTATGTTGTACGCAGAACCATCCGGATAAACATCGATTAGCTTGGCCGTGAAATCGGTATCCTTTGCCGATGTCGACGCGAACAGGTGCAGCATCAGTGGGCCGGTGACCTCAATCTCCTCCGTGAGTTCCGGAGTAGTGTAGCACAGGACATCATTGCGGTTCTCTATCCGTGACTGGTCGAACGGACCCGGTATCAGGCTGCCTGTGGGAAGTATCCGGCCCCCGACAGTGGGCACGGGGAAGCGGGGGTCATAGATGTAGACGTCCGCTGGCTCGGCACCCGGGGTATCCCTGCTGAGAAGGCCATTCCCAGACGCCGTGTTAGAGCGGCCCTTGCTATGCAGGAAGAATCGTTGCCACTCGGTCTGCGGCAGCGGCCAGGTATCGGCATTGCGCCACCGGTTCGGACCCATCACGAAGTAGCGGACCGGGGCCATTTTGCGGCCCTCTATCCCGCGCAGGTACCTGTCAAAGAAGTTAATGTGCCGTTCCATGGTGAAGGTGGCCATACTGGCCCCGGCCGGACCGAAATGGAGACCGCCAACATAGGCCAGCAGGTTACCGCCATGAGACCACGGTCCGCAGAGCACGTACTGCCCTTCCCGGGCGAGTTCGGTACCGCCATTCCCGCGCATCCCCAGGAAGTTTTTGAACAGGCTACCAGAAAACAGGTCATACCAACCGGCGGCGTGGAAACAGGGGACCTTAACCCTGTGATACGGCCAGTGCAGGTCTTCTTCAGACTTCACATTTGGTGGAATATCATCGGTCATACGGGCTCCGAAGGCCTGAGAAAGCCCCTCAAACTGGAAATGTGGCACCTCTTTGAGGGGCAGATACTCGTACACCTCGCTGAGGTTGAACCTGGCGCGGTCCAGCATCTCCCGCGCCCCGGTAACGTCCTTGCCCTGCTTCCTCTGTCGCTCCAGCATGTCAATCGCCATCGTAGTAAACCAGCTTATGGACTGCTCCAGGTCTATCGGGCCGCCAAGACGGGAATCACTCAGGGGGCCTGACGTTGTTATCTGAGGGGCAATTGCCTTCAGGTGAGGAGGGTCTTCTATTGCGGCCTGCCACTGGTTGCGGCCGAGGTAGGAGCCACCGAATGTGCCGACATTACCATCGCACCAGGACTCAGCAGCGACTGCTTCAATCGTGTCGTAGCCGTCGAGGTCCTCCGGAGCTCCGGGCATGAACTCCCCTTCTGAGGCAAACCTGCCCCGCGTGTCCTGTATCACGAAGGCATATCCAGCGAAAGCGGCGTGCACCGCTGACAGGAAGTCACTGTCACCTCCCATTACCTTACTATATGGGGTACGGACCACGATCGCCGGATGTTTCCCGCTGTTATCCGGCCGGTATATGTCAGCCCGCAGCACAACCCCGTCCCTCATCGTCATCGGTATGTCCCGGTCGATACGAATCGAGTTCGCCATGGTCTCCTCCTTCTAATGTACTTCGCCGGGTAATCTACCGTTCCGCCGTTGACTGTAGATGCTTTGCATTCCAGTAATCCCGGCATGTGCCACCCATGATACAACATCCACGGTGCGCAGACAAAGAGATGCAGATAGCATGATGAGGTAATCCACAACTTGTCGCAGAAGTTGTTCAGATAGCATTCGATTTAATCCCTGGTGCCCCTCAGGAAGAGCGAGCAGACCACGGATACAGCGACCACCGCGGCTCCGGCAGCAGTGAAGCTGGTATGGAAGCCAAACCGCTCAATGAGGTAACCCATAACCGGAGCGAGCAGGCCACCGGCCTCCATACCGGCAAAGTAGTAGACTCCCAGTATCGTCGAACGCCGGCGCTCCGGTGTGTTGGCGATGATGAAGGACTCCGTTGCCGGCATTCGGACATACATTGTGGCACCTATCACCAGCAACAGGGCACCCAGACCGACACCAAACGATGCCAGGTTCATCAAATAAATCAGTGGGCCGGTAACCAGAGATACTACCAGCACCACTCGTACTTTACCGAGACGGTCTGAGAGGTAACCTCCCAGGGGGCTTGCCCACAGCCCGGCCGAGTAGATAATGGCCAGGTAGGTCGCTGCTGCTCCCTCACTCACACCATGCCGGTCTACCATGAAGAGGGGTACAAACGTGACTACGGAGAAGGCTACCGCCTGGGTGAATACCGTCAGGACCATAAATGTCACCAGGTGGCGCCACCGGTTCGGCAGGTCTGGTTGTTCGCTGCCTTCTTCAACGACATCATCTTGAAGAACGGGGTCCCTGATACGCCGTCCAAGGAGCACGAAAAACACGACCCCGAATATTGCCGTGGGAATGGCCAGACCAAGGAAGGAACCTCGCCAACCCCAGGCGGAGGCGATACCGGCGGCAATCAGCGGTGCCAGAAAGAAACTCCCGCTGCCCCCCACCAGATGAAATCCGAGGGCACTGCCTCGGTTTTCCGGCTTCACCGACGCCGAAATCAGGGGTGAGGCTGATGGGTGGTAACCACCGCCGGCAATACCCATCAGTACCAGGAATACAATCATCATGACAAAGGTCTGGGAAAGCCCTACCAGGACCCCTCCTACCGCCACCCCGCAGATACCTATGGTAAGCATTATACGGGCACCTATACGGTCGGCAAGCCATCCGGCAGGTAGCTGCCCGATTCCATAGGCAAGGCTGAAGGCCGAAACTACCAGTCCGGCCTGGGTATAGCTCAGGCCAAAATCATCACGGATAAAGGGGAGCATCGGTACCGGCAGTGCCGTTAGCAGGTGGTGGGCAAAGTGTGCCAACACAAAGAGAGGTACCAGCCCTGAGAAAAACGTGCGCATCCTGGTTTTGAAAATAGCGGTATCCTTTCGAGGTATGTCCTTCGCGCCGGAGAAAACACGCTGTGACATTGGTTGGTCAGCACCGACGCGCCCTCATTGTACGTCATTTCCGCAGGTCTCAACAATAGCGTTCCGGGTGTATAAACAGGATACTTATGTTGACCTACGTCACTACTGGTCGGTATACTGTAGACACTGCTTGCCAGTGAGCTATTCATACCTCTCCGGCTGGAACACCCAGCCTCCCGGCTCGCGGTCGCTGACACCCGTACCCTGTGATGGAGCACCCGGATTCGTTATATGGTTGTTGCTGAAGAAGATTTGCTGAGCA contains the following coding sequences:
- a CDS encoding CocE/NonD family hydrolase, translated to MANSIRIDRDIPMTMRDGVVLRADIYRPDNSGKHPAIVVRTPYSKVMGGDSDFLSAVHAAFAGYAFVIQDTRGRFASEGEFMPGAPEDLDGYDTIEAVAAESWCDGNVGTFGGSYLGRNQWQAAIEDPPHLKAIAPQITTSGPLSDSRLGGPIDLEQSISWFTTMAIDMLERQRKQGKDVTGAREMLDRARFNLSEVYEYLPLKEVPHFQFEGLSQAFGARMTDDIPPNVKSEEDLHWPYHRVKVPCFHAAGWYDLFSGSLFKNFLGMRGNGGTELAREGQYVLCGPWSHGGNLLAYVGGLHFGPAGASMATFTMERHINFFDRYLRGIEGRKMAPVRYFVMGPNRWRNADTWPLPQTEWQRFFLHSKGRSNTASGNGLLSRDTPGAEPADVYIYDPRFPVPTVGGRILPTGSLIPGPFDQSRIENRNDVLCYTTPELTEEIEVTGPLMLHLFASTSAKDTDFTAKLIDVYPDGSAYNIAEGCIRARCRKSVLRPEPVNPGEVYEYMIDLAVTSIVFGRGHRIRIDVSSSNFPRIDRNMNTGNPFGEDAKGIPAVQTIYHQSDYASYIDMPVIPETN
- a CDS encoding MFS transporter, with amino-acid sequence MSQRVFSGAKDIPRKDTAIFKTRMRTFFSGLVPLFVLAHFAHHLLTALPVPMLPFIRDDFGLSYTQAGLVVSAFSLAYGIGQLPAGWLADRIGARIMLTIGICGVAVGGVLVGLSQTFVMMIVFLVLMGIAGGGYHPSASPLISASVKPENRGSALGFHLVGGSGSFFLAPLIAAGIASAWGWRGSFLGLAIPTAIFGVVFFVLLGRRIRDPVLQDDVVEEGSEQPDLPNRWRHLVTFMVLTVFTQAVAFSVVTFVPLFMVDRHGVSEGAAATYLAIIYSAGLWASPLGGYLSDRLGKVRVVLVVSLVTGPLIYLMNLASFGVGLGALLLVIGATMYVRMPATESFIIANTPERRRSTILGVYYFAGMEAGGLLAPVMGYLIERFGFHTSFTAAGAAVVAVSVVCSLFLRGTRD
- a CDS encoding response regulator → MTTRHKVESVLVIEDEADIRNFAFRVLELEGYRVLQAGDGNEGLKLVRKNRGLSMVLLDLRLPGRDGWVVLQEMKKDPELSMIPVVVFSALAAAWQRKRALGMGAAAYLTKPVDATSLKRTVSSTVHLKGVTSACRPKNR
- a CDS encoding sensor histidine kinase, which codes for MVVRDARPTRRDNKQAIRPENMLEEIHLVRENERRRLSIEIHDGVAQWMIGTLYRIKACRSLLPQSDSDHLTNELSDIERTLQRSVRELRRIISDLRPFPLEELGLITAIHQMANVLEEEDINCRFEVDGVLPGLTPAEERATFGIVQETLTNVRKHSQATRVSLRIRFQEQTVSVAIKDNGVGFNPKNIADKQFRPSHIGLLGMKDTAALVGAYLKIHSSPGKGTSVKFAFPPASGQMHKRQERGEGIV
- a CDS encoding PAS domain S-box protein; the protein is MTGDDRTRDQRLRELETLYLRTAELEASRTELEHSKEELRQSEELHRVTLSSISDAVCMTDNSGNFTFVSPNVEAVFGYSIEEVRRLGNISKLLGDIPVAPAELEARKEVRNIEREITDKAGKRRVLLIDMKGVSIRDGSVLYSCRDITDPKRIQGELRRHRDHLEELVEERATELRKSNDQLEQRNKLLSALSRVQTQFISEADPRLLFDHLLDELLSLTDSEYGFIGQVLYNSDGEPYLKTHSITNIAWSGRSNGIYGSDETTGMEFHNLKTLIAAVMSSGKHIIAHDPTADFRGRDVAEGHPRLNAFLGLPLHNGKGLIGMVGIGNRPTGYDAMLIEFLQPFLATCGSIIEAHRNVQQRRQAETELAKSERNFRNSIDSSPLGTSIVTRGGKLVYANQAFLDIYGYDSIEELKAVPLKQRYAPQSYEEHRERRSKMRWGEPLLASYGLSIVRRNGEIRHLSVSWSGMRWDGERRFLVIYQDITERKRAEEILRTSEASLTNAQRIARLGNWDWDIRNNTVQLSEEAYRILGLEPGALAEPYKVLSNIIHPDDRENAQKSITRALSEGRPDDHDYRIVRPNGSEAMVHVRGEVKYDDNGIPLSATGTIQDITELRALERKVIEYQELDQVKTNLLSTVSHELRTPLSIIKGYATLLLDYDERLVNEEKREYLESIDRATNRLTELVDHILDMSRLESGLLQLERAPTSIAKLAREAVAEARVRAPVHKIQLNMAKRLPKVDVDAKRIRQVLDNIIDNAVKYSPEKTTITVSAERKDDELVVSISDQGVGIPAKDLNRVFDRMFRVEQGLTPTVDGVGLGLAICKGLVEQHGGHIWMESEEGKGSTCRFALPILKGESQV
- a CDS encoding response regulator transcription factor, encoding MSSKKPLVLVVDDDVRMLRMVRRILELESYRIITAGNAEAALDVFDGENPDLVLLDVMMPGMDGYTACQRIREFSQIPIIMVTARSIDEEKVRGLDSGADDYITKPFSASELTARVRAVLRRAPLRDETREPVLKCGDLVIDFGRQRVTLDGQYLNLTATEHRLLSYLARNADRILTPNQILEKVWGEKYLGETNLLQANITRLRKRLKDSAKNPKYILTRPGIGYMMVKKPEP
- a CDS encoding response regulator transcription factor, with translation MSDIRVLLVDDYEVVLLGLRRMLELDGRIKVVGEASNGEEAIAKAATLQPDVVTMDLRMPGMDGITATRRLKQEMPNVHVLAMTMYGDDLIQEAIEAGVSGYILKETDCDQIIQAIHQICAGLHPMIPPLNLRLPAEFIPINS